A single window of Pontibacillus chungwhensis DNA harbors:
- a CDS encoding GerAB/ArcD/ProY family transporter, which produces MDGREKINVRQFLLFLFLFVIGTSILLSPSNLASTAKEDAWISVGVAMAIGTGVILFYLLISIWYPEHNMVDLNKVLFGKWVGTLFSLLFMLYALITAATVLWTIGHFMVTQMLHETPQPFIHFLFMFVVIYAVYLGIETLARTGELFFPWVLILLLVIFVFSIPSINLDYVEPLLSSGASPIVKSAWFDLTVSTFPLIVLFMVYPKLVQDKKHMARKVIIAYLLGMLMIMTATFITTSVLGVEYTAHHIYPTYVLAKTLNVEGLIQRVEVIIAISWILTIFFKLSLYFYAAVTAFSQIFGAKNYRSLTFPFGLLVIALSLIVYPSSIYAAEWNQTTWLYYSTTFGVLYPILITITTLVKKVFKRSLKGASR; this is translated from the coding sequence ATGGATGGCAGAGAAAAAATCAACGTCAGGCAATTTTTGCTGTTCTTATTCTTGTTCGTCATCGGAACATCCATCTTACTCTCTCCTTCTAATCTGGCTAGCACAGCGAAAGAAGATGCCTGGATTAGTGTAGGGGTAGCCATGGCTATCGGAACGGGGGTTATCCTATTCTACCTCTTAATCAGCATATGGTATCCTGAGCATAACATGGTGGATTTGAATAAGGTATTGTTCGGGAAGTGGGTCGGAACCCTCTTTTCTCTTTTGTTTATGTTATATGCCCTCATTACTGCAGCAACGGTATTATGGACAATCGGTCATTTTATGGTCACCCAAATGCTCCACGAAACGCCTCAGCCGTTTATCCATTTTCTATTCATGTTTGTCGTCATCTACGCCGTCTATCTTGGTATTGAAACGCTCGCGAGAACAGGAGAACTCTTCTTCCCGTGGGTGCTCATCTTGTTGCTCGTCATTTTTGTGTTCAGCATCCCTAGCATTAACCTGGATTATGTAGAACCTTTGTTAAGCAGCGGGGCGAGTCCAATCGTGAAAAGCGCTTGGTTCGACCTTACTGTTTCGACCTTCCCTCTTATTGTTTTATTTATGGTCTATCCTAAGCTCGTCCAAGATAAGAAACACATGGCCAGAAAAGTCATTATAGCTTACCTCCTTGGTATGTTAATGATTATGACTGCGACGTTTATTACCACCTCCGTGCTCGGAGTGGAATATACGGCCCACCATATCTATCCGACTTATGTACTCGCGAAAACGTTAAATGTAGAAGGGTTAATTCAGAGGGTGGAAGTTATCATTGCGATCTCCTGGATCTTAACGATATTTTTCAAGCTATCCTTATATTTTTACGCGGCTGTCACTGCTTTTTCTCAGATTTTCGGGGCTAAAAATTACCGCTCCCTCACGTTTCCTTTTGGCCTTTTAGTCATCGCTTTATCTCTCATCGTATATCCTAGCAGCATTTATGCGGCAGAATGGAACCAGACGACATGGTTGTATTACTCCACGACGTTTGGAGTTCTCTATCCGATTCTTATCACTATCACAACACTCGTGAAGAAAGTGTTCAAACGTTCTCTGAAAGGGGCTTCCCGATGA
- a CDS encoding Ger(x)C family spore germination protein, whose amino-acid sequence MKKRLLLCITLLFLLTSLTGCWSKRELDELAIATGLGLDKTENGYKFTVQIINPAEVAAKTISTRTAVTTYTSEGRSMFEALRGLTDKAPRKVYLSHIRKVVFGEELARSGISETLDFLTRDHELRTDFHMAVAKGMEAHDLLTILTPMEKIPASKMYFSMQTSRDYWAPSIVVKIQQLITQILSDGQEPVLSGVYNVGDLEKGSRLENVEDVGAPTDVRVDSVGVFKGDRLIGWMDQAQSKGFNYIQGNVRNTAEYFTCKDDGSITLEVMKAKSDKTVSIQNGEPHFNVKVMVEGNIADVECEVDLMKVDAIKELEQSFSKQLTILLNETVKDVQEDYQSDIFGFGDLLHRKDPAYWKTVKQEWDSTFPEVDISVDATVEINRTGTISNPYKLDKEK is encoded by the coding sequence ATGAAGAAACGACTTCTTTTATGCATTACGCTACTCTTTTTACTCACGAGTTTAACGGGGTGCTGGAGTAAACGCGAACTGGACGAACTCGCCATTGCGACCGGCTTGGGTCTTGATAAAACAGAAAATGGCTACAAGTTCACAGTCCAAATCATTAACCCAGCTGAAGTAGCGGCTAAGACCATTTCCACACGAACCGCTGTGACCACCTATACGAGCGAAGGACGCTCCATGTTTGAAGCTTTGAGGGGCTTAACAGACAAAGCTCCCCGGAAAGTGTATTTATCTCATATCAGGAAAGTTGTCTTCGGGGAGGAGCTGGCCCGCTCAGGGATTAGCGAAACCCTTGATTTCCTTACCAGGGACCACGAGCTTCGGACAGATTTTCACATGGCTGTGGCAAAAGGAATGGAAGCTCATGACCTGCTCACAATCTTAACCCCAATGGAGAAAATCCCAGCAAGTAAAATGTATTTTTCCATGCAAACATCTAGGGATTACTGGGCCCCTTCGATCGTTGTTAAAATTCAGCAACTCATTACACAGATCCTCAGCGATGGACAAGAACCCGTGTTAAGCGGAGTGTACAACGTAGGAGACTTAGAAAAAGGAAGCAGGCTTGAAAATGTAGAAGACGTGGGCGCTCCAACAGATGTACGCGTCGACTCCGTTGGTGTTTTCAAAGGGGATCGATTAATTGGGTGGATGGATCAGGCTCAGAGTAAAGGCTTTAACTATATACAAGGCAATGTGAGGAATACCGCTGAATATTTCACATGCAAAGATGATGGAAGCATTACGTTAGAGGTCATGAAAGCCAAAAGCGACAAAACAGTGTCGATTCAAAACGGCGAACCTCACTTTAATGTGAAGGTAATGGTGGAAGGGAATATTGCAGATGTTGAATGCGAAGTGGACCTGATGAAAGTAGATGCCATTAAAGAACTAGAGCAAAGCTTTAGCAAACAGCTCACCATTCTACTTAACGAAACCGTTAAAGATGTTCAAGAGGATTACCAGAGTGATATCTTCGGTTTTGGTGATCTACTCCACCGAAAAGACCCTGCCTATTGGAAAACTGTCAAACAAGAATGGGACAGCACTTTTCCTGAGGTCGATATTTCGGTAGATGCCACTGTTGAAATTAACCGAACCGGAACCATCTCAAACCCTTATAAACTGGATAAGGAGAAATAG
- a CDS encoding spore germination protein, protein MKKLFRLFTKKENSQQTEEEYPTPIDPDLPKNLTFIKHSLGESTDIVIRKFKIGEKRTVKIAVVYTDGLVNEHTVHESLLETLMSDIRQTRLSQQASEKGMYYTIRDHVLTAGEMDELDTLDDILLHVLSGDTVIFLEGETKALCVSTRGWQDRGVEEPSTQAVVRGPKDGFTETLRTNTALLRRKIKDPNLWISTQSIGKKTKTDVAVAYMNGIANDKVVKEVHKRLNQIDIDSILDSGYIEELIQDETYTPFPTVYNSERPDSIAAGLLEGRIAIIVDGSPFVLLVPALFMQFFQSPEDYYQRSDFSTLVRMIRFLSFFLALLTPSVYVALTTYHQEMIPTSLLINLSSQREGVPFPALVEALIMEVTFEILREAGVRLPKAVGSAISIVGALVLGQAAVEAGLVSSAMIIVVSLTAISSFVSPSFNFAISIRMLRFLFMFLAATFGLFGILLGLIALALHLASLRSFGVPYLSPIAPYITSDQKDTILRFPRWGLLSRQRLINQKNINRENMHKPSPTSRPPKKGDSS, encoded by the coding sequence ATGAAAAAGTTATTTCGTTTATTTACGAAAAAAGAGAATAGTCAGCAGACGGAAGAAGAGTATCCAACACCGATCGATCCTGATCTTCCTAAGAACCTCACGTTTATTAAGCATTCCTTAGGAGAGAGTACGGACATTGTGATACGTAAGTTCAAGATCGGAGAAAAGCGTACCGTGAAAATAGCGGTCGTGTATACAGATGGTCTTGTGAATGAACATACAGTCCATGAATCACTCCTTGAAACGTTGATGTCTGATATTCGTCAAACGAGATTAAGCCAGCAAGCTTCAGAGAAAGGCATGTATTACACCATACGGGATCATGTCTTAACTGCTGGAGAGATGGATGAGCTTGATACGTTAGACGATATACTCCTTCACGTCCTTTCAGGGGATACGGTGATTTTCTTAGAAGGTGAAACGAAAGCTCTTTGTGTTAGTACTCGTGGCTGGCAAGACCGAGGCGTGGAAGAGCCGAGTACTCAAGCCGTTGTTCGAGGGCCTAAAGACGGTTTTACAGAAACCTTAAGAACAAACACAGCTCTACTCCGACGTAAAATTAAAGACCCTAACCTTTGGATTTCCACACAATCCATTGGTAAGAAGACGAAAACCGATGTAGCCGTCGCTTATATGAACGGCATAGCGAACGATAAAGTCGTAAAAGAGGTCCATAAACGCTTAAACCAGATCGACATTGACTCCATTTTAGATAGCGGATATATAGAAGAACTGATACAAGATGAAACGTATACACCGTTTCCCACGGTTTATAACTCGGAACGGCCTGACAGTATCGCTGCCGGATTGTTAGAAGGACGCATCGCGATTATCGTGGACGGTTCACCTTTTGTCTTACTGGTCCCTGCCCTCTTTATGCAGTTCTTCCAGTCACCAGAAGACTATTACCAGCGATCAGACTTCTCGACACTCGTCCGTATGATCCGCTTCTTGTCGTTCTTTCTTGCTTTGCTCACTCCTTCTGTATACGTCGCACTCACGACCTATCATCAGGAAATGATTCCTACGTCTCTCTTAATCAACTTATCTTCACAGCGAGAAGGCGTTCCATTCCCTGCGTTAGTCGAGGCTCTTATTATGGAAGTAACGTTCGAGATCCTACGTGAGGCTGGGGTCAGACTCCCTAAAGCAGTTGGTTCTGCGATCTCAATTGTCGGGGCCCTTGTTTTAGGGCAGGCGGCTGTAGAAGCCGGTCTTGTCTCAAGCGCGATGATTATCGTTGTGAGTCTGACCGCGATTTCAAGTTTCGTATCGCCAAGCTTTAATTTCGCGATCTCAATCCGCATGCTGCGCTTTCTATTTATGTTCTTAGCGGCAACCTTTGGATTATTCGGCATTTTACTAGGACTGATTGCACTCGCTTTACACCTGGCAAGTCTACGTTCTTTTGGTGTTCCGTATTTAAGTCCAATCGCACCTTATATCACAAGCGACCAAAAGGACACGATACTCAGATTCCCGCGCTGGGGGCTACTGTCACGCCAGCGTTTAATTAACCAAAAGAATATAAATCGAGAAAACATGCACAAGCCAAGTCCTACATCACGACCACCAAAAAAGGGTGATTCATCATGA
- a CDS encoding DinB family protein — MIEGWVCGTVRGKRGKDDWMYGLEEKRQQVLDYLNSLSDEQASKKPDEDTWSVLEVAEHLYLMEGFIIQKIDKTIRGGERVETSKKPIHHTPDRSHKVDAPEGLKPKGDFKSIQDALEGLKRSREATLFLLHNKDEETLQSYSFPHPVFGEMSLDQWAEFIGWHELRHLEQMKEVAETN; from the coding sequence GTGATTGAGGGATGGGTATGTGGTACAGTGAGAGGGAAAAGAGGAAAGGATGATTGGATGTACGGTTTAGAAGAGAAACGTCAGCAAGTGTTGGATTATTTAAATAGCCTATCAGATGAACAAGCTTCTAAGAAACCAGATGAAGATACATGGTCTGTACTCGAAGTCGCGGAGCACCTTTATTTAATGGAAGGGTTTATCATCCAGAAGATCGATAAAACCATCCGTGGTGGGGAGCGTGTAGAGACGTCAAAGAAACCGATTCATCATACACCTGATCGTTCACACAAGGTCGATGCCCCAGAAGGCTTAAAGCCAAAGGGAGACTTCAAATCGATTCAGGATGCTCTTGAAGGTTTGAAGCGCTCTAGAGAAGCGACGTTGTTCCTTCTTCATAACAAAGACGAAGAAACGCTTCAAAGCTATTCGTTCCCACATCCCGTATTCGGTGAAATGTCACTGGATCAGTGGGCTGAGTTTATCGGTTGGCATGAGCTTCGCCACCTTGAACAAATGAAAGAAGTAGCAGAAACCAACTAA
- a CDS encoding TetR/AcrR family transcriptional regulator, translating into METATNKRKDILEAGLMLFAERGYDATTIPMIASKANVGAGTIYRYFVNKETLMNQLFREYVTLFLETLRTGYPNEGTCRQQFSHIFNSMVRFTLDNEHALYFIKTHNRPRVLDEESVALYQELLDFTRDYFEAGKKTGEIRKMPANALIAIVFGAFIQLHQLVREGAVDETPQLLRDYEESCWDAVRAH; encoded by the coding sequence ATGGAAACAGCGACGAATAAACGAAAAGATATTTTAGAAGCGGGGCTTATGCTTTTTGCCGAGCGTGGCTATGATGCAACGACCATTCCTATGATTGCCTCAAAAGCAAACGTAGGAGCGGGAACGATTTACCGTTATTTTGTTAACAAAGAAACGTTAATGAACCAGTTATTCAGGGAATATGTAACCCTGTTCCTTGAAACATTGCGAACCGGTTACCCGAATGAGGGTACATGTAGACAACAGTTCAGCCATATATTTAACAGTATGGTTCGTTTCACACTCGATAACGAGCATGCTCTTTACTTTATTAAGACCCACAATCGTCCTCGTGTATTAGACGAAGAAAGTGTGGCTTTATATCAAGAGCTGCTGGACTTTACTCGTGACTATTTTGAAGCCGGGAAAAAGACTGGAGAGATCCGAAAGATGCCAGCAAATGCGCTGATTGCGATTGTTTTCGGTGCCTTTATTCAACTTCATCAACTTGTAAGAGAAGGTGCGGTGGATGAAACCCCACAGTTGTTACGAGACTATGAAGAAAGTTGCTGGGATGCAGTTAGAGCTCACTAA
- a CDS encoding bifunctional cytochrome P450/NADPH--P450 reductase: MANARQIPSPKTYGPLGSLPLIDKDKMMQSLMKLADEYGPIFQFQFPGRLSTIISNHELIKEVSDESRFDKTVGPALQNVKAFGGDGLFTSETSEPNWKKAHNILLPSFSQQAMKGYHDKMADIAVQLVQKWSRLNDQESIHVTDDMTRLTLDTIGLCGFNYRFNSFYREELHPFVQNMVRGLDEAMSQLQRLGLQDKLMLKKKRQFQQDIQGMFTLVDQLIQDRKDQGDQGEDDLLSHMLKGHDPETGEKLSDENIRFQIITFLIAGHETTSGLLSFALHYLMKNPEVLEKAYAEVDEVLGDSGVPTYKQTKQLKYVRMILNEALRLWPTAPAFGLHAKEDTVIGGDIPIEQGETVMVLLPQLHRDKSVWGDDVEAFKPERFEDMKSIPQHAFKPFGNGQRACIGQQFAMHEATLVLGMLLQNFKFIDHTNYQLDVKETLTLKPEGLTMQVKPRRAQMAFQMTAPKKEEDQKESKKEASVPKHGTPLLLLYGSNLGTAKGVARELAEIGEAKGFSAHIASLDEYAGLMPLEGAVVIVSASYNGNPPDNAHEFVAWLDAAGENELTGVQYSVFGCGDRNWANTYQSVPKWIDEEMAKKGATPFAERGEGDASDDFEGQYETWEEGLWSKLAETFDLNLEGDTGQTANALTVEFVDGVTSTPLAKDHKAFTARVAESAELQGQTSERSTRHLDITLPSGVSYKEGDHLGIIPQNNQDLVDRVLRRFSLDGERFMVLSGSSGKTAHLPLDHPVSIKDLMTHYVELQEPATRAQIRELAANTTCPPHKVELEDLLQDEVYKTEVLGKRTTMLQLLEKYMACELPFDRFVALLPPLKARYYSISSSPSVQEGKPSITVSIVRGPSWSGDGEYKGVASNYLASLEPGDEVACFINTPQSNFQLPESSETPMILIGPGTGVAPYRGFLQARQALREAGHELGEAHLYFGCRHPEQDYLYQEEFESFQENGLVKLHTAFSRLEGAEKTYVQDLLREDAEQVMGLLNKGARLYVCGDGSQMAPAVEEVLMESYEKIQSATREEAAEWLDGLQQKGIYAKDVWAG, translated from the coding sequence ATGGCAAATGCTAGACAGATTCCATCCCCGAAGACGTATGGTCCGCTCGGGAGTCTACCTCTAATTGATAAAGATAAAATGATGCAATCCTTAATGAAATTAGCCGATGAATACGGCCCGATTTTTCAATTTCAGTTTCCGGGTCGACTTAGTACGATTATTTCAAACCATGAACTCATTAAAGAAGTAAGCGATGAGTCACGTTTTGATAAAACGGTAGGGCCTGCTTTACAAAATGTAAAAGCTTTTGGCGGGGACGGATTATTCACAAGTGAAACGTCAGAGCCAAACTGGAAGAAAGCCCACAACATCCTACTCCCAAGCTTCAGCCAGCAGGCGATGAAAGGGTACCATGACAAAATGGCCGATATCGCTGTTCAGCTTGTGCAGAAATGGTCCCGTCTGAACGACCAGGAAAGCATTCACGTAACCGACGATATGACACGTCTCACGCTTGATACGATCGGGCTATGCGGCTTTAACTATCGTTTTAATAGTTTCTACCGCGAAGAACTGCACCCGTTTGTTCAGAATATGGTTCGTGGACTAGATGAAGCGATGAGTCAGCTGCAGCGTCTTGGCCTGCAAGATAAATTAATGCTGAAGAAGAAACGTCAGTTCCAGCAAGACATACAAGGCATGTTCACTCTTGTGGACCAGCTCATTCAAGACCGTAAAGACCAGGGAGACCAGGGGGAAGATGACCTTCTTTCTCATATGCTAAAAGGTCATGATCCTGAAACAGGTGAGAAATTAAGTGATGAAAACATTCGCTTCCAGATCATCACGTTCTTAATCGCCGGACACGAAACAACAAGTGGCCTGCTTTCGTTTGCGCTACATTATCTGATGAAGAATCCAGAGGTGTTAGAGAAAGCCTACGCGGAAGTGGACGAAGTGCTAGGCGACAGCGGCGTCCCTACTTATAAACAAACGAAACAGCTAAAATACGTGCGCATGATCTTAAATGAAGCCTTGCGCCTATGGCCAACAGCGCCTGCCTTTGGTCTTCATGCAAAAGAAGATACCGTCATCGGAGGAGATATTCCGATCGAGCAAGGCGAAACGGTTATGGTCTTGCTGCCGCAATTACACCGTGATAAATCCGTATGGGGAGACGATGTCGAAGCGTTCAAGCCAGAGCGTTTTGAAGATATGAAATCCATCCCACAGCACGCCTTTAAACCATTCGGCAATGGACAGCGTGCGTGTATCGGCCAGCAATTTGCGATGCACGAAGCAACGCTTGTGTTAGGCATGCTGTTGCAAAACTTCAAGTTTATTGATCACACAAACTACCAATTAGATGTAAAAGAAACACTAACGCTAAAACCAGAAGGCCTCACGATGCAAGTGAAGCCCCGTCGCGCTCAGATGGCTTTTCAAATGACGGCTCCTAAGAAAGAGGAGGACCAAAAAGAAAGCAAAAAAGAAGCATCCGTTCCTAAACACGGCACGCCTCTACTTCTTTTATATGGTTCAAACCTCGGAACAGCTAAAGGCGTAGCCCGTGAACTTGCTGAGATTGGCGAGGCAAAAGGGTTCAGTGCGCACATTGCTTCCCTTGATGAGTATGCAGGCCTGATGCCGCTTGAGGGAGCGGTTGTCATTGTCTCCGCATCCTATAACGGAAATCCACCTGATAATGCTCACGAATTTGTGGCTTGGCTTGATGCAGCAGGTGAGAATGAGTTAACAGGCGTTCAGTATTCTGTATTCGGCTGCGGCGACCGCAACTGGGCCAATACCTATCAAAGCGTTCCGAAGTGGATTGACGAAGAAATGGCGAAAAAAGGTGCCACTCCTTTTGCTGAACGTGGAGAAGGCGACGCGAGCGACGACTTTGAAGGCCAATATGAAACATGGGAAGAAGGACTCTGGAGTAAACTCGCTGAAACGTTCGACCTGAACCTTGAGGGAGATACTGGACAAACCGCTAATGCGCTGACGGTTGAATTTGTAGACGGTGTAACAAGTACACCCCTTGCGAAGGATCATAAAGCCTTCACAGCGCGTGTTGCTGAGAGTGCTGAACTGCAAGGGCAAACAAGTGAACGAAGCACCCGTCATTTAGATATCACACTGCCATCAGGTGTTTCCTATAAAGAAGGAGATCACTTAGGCATTATTCCACAAAATAACCAGGACCTTGTCGACCGCGTCCTGCGCCGTTTCTCATTAGACGGCGAACGCTTTATGGTGTTAAGCGGAAGCAGCGGCAAAACGGCTCACCTTCCACTTGACCATCCGGTGAGCATTAAAGATTTAATGACCCATTATGTAGAACTTCAAGAACCTGCAACACGAGCTCAAATTCGTGAACTCGCAGCAAACACAACTTGCCCGCCTCACAAAGTAGAGCTTGAAGATCTTTTACAAGATGAGGTTTACAAAACGGAAGTGCTAGGCAAACGCACAACCATGCTTCAGCTGCTTGAGAAATACATGGCATGTGAGCTTCCATTTGATCGCTTCGTTGCCCTATTGCCACCACTAAAAGCTCGCTATTATTCCATCTCGAGCTCACCGAGTGTGCAAGAAGGAAAACCAAGCATTACAGTCAGTATCGTTCGCGGACCATCCTGGAGCGGTGACGGAGAGTATAAAGGAGTAGCGAGTAACTATCTTGCATCCTTAGAACCTGGAGATGAGGTCGCATGTTTCATTAACACACCTCAATCGAACTTCCAGCTTCCTGAATCCAGCGAAACGCCGATGATTCTGATTGGCCCAGGAACAGGAGTGGCTCCGTATCGCGGCTTCTTGCAAGCGCGTCAAGCACTGCGTGAAGCAGGCCACGAACTAGGCGAAGCCCATCTTTACTTCGGCTGCCGCCATCCTGAACAGGATTACCTTTACCAGGAAGAGTTCGAATCCTTCCAGGAAAACGGACTCGTCAAGCTGCACACGGCTTTCTCCCGTTTAGAAGGCGCGGAGAAAACTTATGTGCAAGACTTACTGCGCGAAGATGCCGAACAAGTGATGGGTCTATTAAACAAAGGCGCCCGCTTGTACGTATGCGGCGACGGCAGCCAAATGGCCCCGGCCGTCGAAGAAGTATTAATGGAAAGCTACGAAAAAATTCAATCTGCCACACGAGAAGAAGCAGCCGAGTGGTTAGATGGTTTACAGCAAAAAGGCATTTATGCAAAAGATGTTTGGGCTGGGTAA
- the guaC gene encoding GMP reductase: protein MENVFDYEDVQLIPAKCVVNSRSECDTKVTLGNHTFELPVVPANMQTIIDETIATFLAEKGYFYVMHRFEPATRRAFIQDMKTRGLISSISVGVKEEEYGFIEELAAEGIVPDYITIDIAHGHSNAVIQMIQHIKNHLPSTFVIAGNVGTPEAVRELENAGADATKVGIGPGKVCITKIKTGFGTGGWQLAALRWCAKAASKPIIADGGIRTHGDIAKSVRFGATMVMIGSLFAGHEESPGETVEREGKLYKEYFGSASEFQKGEKKNVEGKKMFVEHKGSLEDTLTEMQQDLQSAISYAGGTDLDAIKHVDYVVVKNSIFNGDKVY from the coding sequence ATGGAAAATGTATTTGATTATGAAGATGTTCAACTAATCCCGGCTAAATGTGTCGTAAACAGCCGCTCTGAATGTGATACAAAAGTAACGTTAGGCAACCATACATTTGAATTACCAGTCGTTCCTGCCAACATGCAGACGATCATAGATGAAACAATCGCAACCTTCTTAGCAGAAAAAGGGTACTTCTACGTGATGCACCGCTTCGAACCAGCTACGCGCCGTGCCTTCATCCAGGATATGAAAACACGCGGACTAATCTCTTCGATTAGTGTTGGCGTGAAGGAAGAAGAATACGGATTTATTGAGGAGCTTGCAGCTGAAGGCATTGTTCCCGATTACATCACAATCGACATTGCCCACGGCCATTCCAACGCCGTAATCCAAATGATCCAACATATCAAAAATCACCTTCCTTCCACATTCGTCATCGCAGGAAACGTCGGAACACCAGAAGCCGTACGCGAGTTAGAAAACGCAGGCGCTGACGCAACCAAGGTCGGCATCGGCCCGGGGAAAGTATGTATCACCAAAATCAAAACCGGCTTCGGCACAGGAGGCTGGCAGCTAGCGGCCCTTCGCTGGTGTGCAAAAGCCGCTTCAAAACCTATCATTGCTGACGGCGGCATCCGCACCCACGGAGACATCGCAAAATCCGTCCGCTTCGGAGCAACAATGGTTATGATCGGTTCCCTATTCGCCGGCCACGAAGAGTCCCCTGGCGAAACAGTCGAACGCGAAGGAAAGCTTTATAAAGAATACTTCGGCTCTGCCTCTGAGTTCCAAAAAGGCGAAAAGAAAAACGTCGAGGGCAAGAAAATGTTCGTTGAACACAAAGGCTCCCTTGAGGACACCCTTACCGAAATGCAACAAGACCTCCAATCCGCCATCTCCTACGCAGGCGGCACGGACCTTGATGCCATTAAGCACGTAGACTATGTTGTTGTGAAGAACTCGATCTTTAATGGAGATAAAGTCTATTAA
- a CDS encoding DNA alkylation repair protein produces the protein MTTEQASPYLCPSCKTNKTRFNLIEQVVTPVKKNPQTGEIVEEYEDLSNQPMHMPYRGAQYRVQCAACGVIEEEISFIKRAEYNKSS, from the coding sequence ATGACAACCGAACAAGCTTCTCCTTATCTTTGTCCGAGTTGCAAAACAAACAAAACACGCTTCAATCTAATTGAACAGGTCGTAACCCCTGTGAAGAAGAATCCCCAAACGGGTGAAATCGTCGAAGAATACGAAGATCTCTCCAATCAGCCCATGCACATGCCTTACCGCGGAGCTCAGTACCGTGTACAATGTGCAGCCTGTGGTGTAATCGAGGAAGAAATATCGTTTATTAAACGAGCAGAATACAATAAAAGTTCGTAA